The sequence ggttatggcagtctctttcgtttttcagtaatatcggccgaaaattaacaagagtattggaagttggcagaaatgccgattcaactaaatattggcaaaatcggcttcttcagtacagctctacatttgatgatatgagtaaacatatttcagactacaggacattgaaaaagactttaatttccatgtaggtttattgtgcgtaagttttttttgcatgtgtaaattgaattaagtaaaatgcttctatttttattactttaaattgattaaacttaatgacaagttacagatatttgacactaattttgaggttaaacaatttggtaaatatgtagagtaacggtatatgcgaaaaaaaaatgctaaaaatccgaaaatacttttattctatgctctttcacttcctcttttcaaatcaaccggcggagataagaaattccaaatactttaggagatatccaattttttaattttgaacatgtagagtagcggtatttgcgaaaaaaaaattctaaaaatccgaaattacttttattatatgctatttcacttcctcttttcattaaaaccggcggagataagaaattccaaatactttaggagatatagaattttttaattttgcaatacaacacctgtacaaccattagactgacgccatttttgttaatttgccgtgtgttcgtgaatgcgtaataaataaaattgtcgattaggtcaggtcagttacattattaatactttcaaactaagcagacataaaaaataatgtgaattaatttcaatggttctttagttttaaagtatttataatgtaactgacctgacctaacaaacccggacaaataatgaacattaacaactcacgtaaaatatttttgttacttattacttgcgcaacaatatccaaataaataagactttaaaattagaaacgttaaaaacccacctaagttggaggcgggtacatttcctttgccattagaaggaaatgatgtagtcgttcacctacgttgcgatacctccgacggaacattaataaataaataaataatcacgtattggttcatttgaatactggccaatcacggaactgtcacgtgacaaaattgtccaataagaaacataatagatactcgtaaaccagaaacaatgttgatcgccgcatgaatacccaggtattgtgatgaaaattaaaaaattcaatattcctaaagtatttggaatttcttatctccgccggttgatttgaaaagaggaagtgaaagagcatagaataaaagtattttcggaattttagcatttttttcccgcttataccgcgactctacatatttaccaagaattttactaaagcattccagccacacaggttgccagcgagagacgcttctcttctgctgtaaacaccatctctaatcgtagagctaatttaactcctgaacgtgcagaacaaattatttttctgcatgatagattgaagaacagaatttaatactctatgacaatctctctcagaatttttgtgccgaaaagtggaaatgttgaaacaatgtgaatgtacttttcaaacaacatgatttttggtgctcagttagttgaagctcagtaaggactccagaaaaattgacaaggatgaaattattccaaagatatgttacatttacacaaacatatacgtacttgtaaactgtggttatgttagttggatgatatcagttactaatgaaccaatggaaacaggttagattcaatggaaaacatgttttttttcctagcagtgcaaattataaaagcactctgtaaatagttacccaaaattaataagcccacttcattttaatactttattcaaacattatacctactaagtttaaggtaaaaataatttcccaaaagtgtaactgtatcacaaaagctcaagcttcgagaactttcaagtaggctcgctcgagcttggctcaaagtaaaattcttaggctcgcagacctttaatgtaggtctatctatttagtaggctaacaatgataatggtttctttttttatttccatatttttctcaaaagttctcacattttattacttcatcacagtaaatttatgtgcaataaacttaaaaaaaaaaactcgaactcgactcgatactcgcgagtattttagcaaactcgctcgagctcgacttgaagtgaaaatcttctgctcgcagacgcCTATTAATCAGTGTTGAAAACCCCAGCTCGCAGAGGTAAGACGTTGCAAAGGGCATAATAATTCTGAGGGCTGCCGTAGTCAAACTCGGATATTCGGTTCTTCTATCCAGCCAGAACTTGTCCACGTCTTTGGTGCTGAAAGACAGCTGCAAAGTCTTGTCACAAGACAACTCAATAAGTTTGTCGTGGATATGTGGGCTTAGGTCCGCTTGGTTAACAGAATGCTCGTTAAAAGGGTTCAGCACCCACCTCAAATCGGTATGTTCATCTTCGGGAATGTAGTCGATGATCTGCTCTCGTAGACCCGTCAAATGTGTAACAATCAGTTTGGACAGCTCGCTGACGTCAGGAAAATCTTCATCGCGTTCATCAAGGGACGTAAGAAATTCGTGTGCCAATTCGaagttttctaaattttttttctcaacccTGGATGCCCACACtgccaatttttttacaaacgcatTCACTCTGTCTTGGGCAAAAATGATAGTTTTGTCTCTACCTTGCAAGGTAATATTCAGATCGTTAAGATGTTGAAATATGTCCGCCAAGTACGCAAGCTTTAATAGCCACTCCTTCTTGTCAAACAAACCAACAAAGTCTTTGTTTATAACTTGAAAAAATGCTTTAAGCTCAGTGCGCAGAGCGAACACTCGAGAGAACACCTTCCCACGTGACAACCACCTAACTTCTGTGTGCAGTAAGAGGCATTTGTATTCCGCCCCCATTTCTTCGCACAACTGTGAGAACAATCGACACTGTAATGGCctgctttttataaaatttaccgATTTAACGACATCGTTCAAAACTTCTTTCAG comes from Bacillus rossius redtenbacheri isolate Brsri chromosome 4 unlocalized genomic scaffold, Brsri_v3 Brsri_v3_scf4_2, whole genome shotgun sequence and encodes:
- the LOC134541900 gene encoding zinc finger BED domain-containing protein 5-like isoform X1; translated protein: MRKYNDCYIKYGFTVLGYRPQCVVCSELLSAESMKPSKMIRHLETKHSSLKDKPVDFFERKLTVLVGQKNSVSQLSSNNVSKNALLASYQVALRIAKKGKPHTIAEDLILPAAQDMLSTMVGPEAASKLSNVPLSNNSVGRRITEMAEDCKNQLKEKLQKSEFLSIQVDESTDVSNLTEFMCFVRYENDDGVEEDILFCKPLPDHATGEEMYKLFISATASLNIDWKKCVSICSDGAKALTGKKSGFVKLLMAIMPKAVWVHCFLHRQALASKNMPIELKEVLNDVVKSVNFIKSRPLQCRLFSQLCEEMGAEYKCLLLHTEVRWLSRGKVFSRVFALRTELKAFFQVINKDFVGLFDKKEWLLKLAYLADIFQHLNDLNITLQGRDKTIIFAQDRVNAFVKKLAVWASRVEKKNLENFELAHEFLTSLDERDEDFPDVSELSKLIVTHLTGLREQIIDYIPEDEHTDLRWVLNPFNEHSVNQADLSPHIHDKLIELSCDKTLQLSFSTKDVDKFWLDRRTEYPSLTTAALRIIMPFATSYLCELGFSTLINRRLRAEDFHFKSSSSEFAKILASIESSSSFFF